DNA sequence from the Nicotiana tomentosiformis chromosome 3, ASM39032v3, whole genome shotgun sequence genome:
tcagactctactaggcttgcttgtgactcgtgagacctacgtaacctagtactctgataccaacttttcacgacccgaaattcctaccttcgggaccgtgatgacacctaacattttacttgctaggcaagccaacgttagaaaaatttaaaccatttttaaaatttaccttaattaaatagtaacGTATACCAACAACTAGAATAATATTTGAATTTAagtgaacaaaccaaaataaatacgatgtataaatatcatcccaaaactggagtcacaagtgcacgagcttctagaataatacaaacaagggtctgaataaaaataaagttgtctgaaagaaagcatgcagctaagataaagtagaaggggattcagagctgcgaacgatgtgcaactatacctcaagtctcctctgatagctaaaTCCGAGCAattctacagtacgccgctgggaccaactcctgtatctgcacaagaagtgtagagtgtagtatgagtacgaccccatgtactatgtaagtgccgagcctaacctcgacgaagtagtgacgaggctaaggcatgtcgcttacattaacctgtacgcaataatagtaataataataataataataataataataataataataataataataataataataataataataataataataataataataataataataataataataataataataataataataatagcagaaaaagaagtaagaccggtaaatcatatcaataattgaggtcaattcagcagtcataaaccttcaattaatttccgttgcggcgtgcaactcactccaacaatataaacttagaataaaatccgttgatgcgtgcaacccgttccaacaatataatctttcaattcaattccgttgcggcgtgcaacccgctccaacaatataaactttaaatataaatctgttgcggcgtgcaacccgctcctacAATATAATTTAATAATTCTTAAATGTTAAAATATTCCAAttcttaagtgagttttaaagcacaaatttatatttttatcaaattttcacataaaatcttCCCGAAAAAAATTACGGactacacacgcaagtcgaggaatgctgaATGGCGTTATTTGAagtctcagaacacagaaatgaatattaaatttaaagatgacctctCGAGTCATCACAAATAGAGAAAAGTCTGAAACCCCTCATTCTAAATTAAGAGATTTTAAATTTTGTTCTGAATACTCACTTCTCTACCCTTATGTACGAAATCTCTATCAAGAAGGCTCAAAATTAATTAACGCTTCACAATCATCGAATTTATTCGAATTTAGAAAGTTTTAAGTGGTCAATGTTGACTTCTTTTTTTTAGTTGGCCACTAAAGTTTAACAAGAACAATTATTTTGAACATGTCACATGCATGAGATGCTAAACAAAGTATTATACGGCTAACAACCAATGACTCAGattaattagaaaatataagATAGATCTGCGACGACCCCCATACGTTAATGAACTCTTTATACCTATGGAGTCTCTTTTTGGATAATAATAACCAATGATTATGGTAATGATAGCAGCCACTAGGTGATCTTTAGAAAGAATATTACGATCTAAAGAAGTTCTGGCTTTATTTAATTCAGCCGAACATATGAATTTATTTAATTCAGCCAAAGATTTAATATTTTCCATTCACGAAAGAGTAAGTTATGAATTATTACAAAAGCACATCCAATAAAGtacatatattttttaaaaagataTTAATGTAGCCCTTCGCCGTTAGAAATATACTTATATGTTGAATTTTCTTAGCTATTTCTATGTTTAACTTCTTTataatttaactttttttttttgtaaaaattgtgaTGCAGCCACTATTTGTAAGGTAAGTTGTAGTGGTAAAAATTATATGGactaagaaaattggagaggacAGAACAAAAGGAGTACTAAATGATTTGAGGACTTGACGTCAATCACATGAaaagaatttaataaaaaaataataggtAGGTTAGTTTATTCAGCAAATTAAGAAGTTTCCCTTGTGCAGGTCGCTTTGATGTCTGAACAGATTGATGTTTGTACTGTTTGGTGAATCAGTATGGTTCTCCTCATTCCTCAAAAGTTGGGAATGAACAGAACTTTTCTTTTTGGTTAGAATTTTGAAACATCTTTCTTGGTTTAACGAAGGAAAAGATGCAgtattttgaaaaacaaaatcgAATGTATAGTATGCATAGTACGTGTTTATTTTAAAGCAGATAAATCTTAGTTTCTGTTGAGGCCTTCTGTTTCTTAAAGTTAGACGCGTAAAAGAAGCAAAAAGAGCAGGTAAAAATGGCAGAGAGGGGATTGTATAGGCAGAGACGATTAAATGGGGGGTGACTGTTTGAGAGCCCCCACCACCCAAATTCTGATGTTTGTCTCTTTCTGCATATATCAGGGGGAAGTGACTCAAATCTTTGTTTGTTTTAGGTTGGATGTTTTTGATGTTCCCTAATTGAATccccctttctttctttctttctttctttctttctttctttcttttcacaCAGACGTTCAATATGTCCAGAGTTATCAAAAGATCAAGTGAGTGAGTTTGAATTGAAAACCTTAAACTATTCAACATTCCACTGCGTAGAGAAAAGTGAGGATGTTGGGGTTGTCTAGCCAATTTTGTTCTCTTTCAGCCGTAAGTAAGTATTCTCAGTTTtggtaataaaaaaaatttatttactaaaaataaaaactatTGCAACAGTCATACGTTTTCTATGGATATCAATTAGGTGATTAAgaatgtaatttttttttaaagtgaacaatatatataacttaaactctaaGGTTGTTGCTGACGTAGAAGAGACGGTAAGCAGTATATTACTCAGTTAGTTAGACTTAAAATTGTGCCAAATCATATAATTTAACTTTAAGAATCACAAATTAAAGTAAAAACATGTTCTTCTCTCTCCATCTCAATTTATGTAGGACTGTTACAACAAGTTATAAAAATGTTAATTTGCTTCTTAACTTTGTACTCATTCAAACGCATTCACTTAAATTGGCACGAAAGAAATATTAATTAACTATAGTTATCTGATAAATACGCAAAAATAACAATGACATATTAATTTACCTCCACAGATTATCATATTGCAGCAAAATCACCAGTAGTACTATTACTCATGTTTTTCCTCTACTCCCCAGTAGTTGTCAGAAGCTATGTTTGAGAAAGAGAAGTCGAGTTCCATCAATATTTCCATCATATCCTCTAAATTCATGGTCATCTCGAGATCATCAAAGAATCGCCTTTTGGGCGTACAACTCTGCCTCTACACCTTGTCGGATTATTTTTCTATCGAATGAAATCCAATTAGTGCAGACTGTGCAGTGCTCCCTATCTTCTGCCACTGTACATTTACATTATTTGCACTCGTGTGAATCCTACCGTTTCTTTCTTTCCAAAGCATTTAAAGTTTATAGGTTCACAGAGGAACCTTAAATTAATATATTATAATAGTTGGAttcaaaattaaatatttattgacCAAGAAATTACATTAAATGACCTTGAAAATGGCCACACTTGATTTTTTGATGCTCGATTGTCCCATGGGCTCATTAGGATCAAAAGTTAAAAATATTGCGGCAAGTGAAAGACAACACTTGTTAAACTTGAAGTGTTGTCCTCAGACAAGCGAAGTCCAAAAATCAAGAGTAGCACCGAAATGTTCGATTTCTATCAACTCCGCCCATTAAATGCAGCCTATCCTAGCTCAAGATCGGGTCGGTTATCTCGCCCATGAGATGTAAGGAGTTTTCCGAGCTAAGAGAAGGGTATTTTTAAGAGATTTTTACATGGTTGCTCTCTTTTTAAATATTATTCTCATAAATGATAACAATCTTTGTTTATTCCAAAAATGATACATTGTTTTTACCTTTTTAGCACTCTCGCTTTGGTAAGTACATTAACTAAGGGATTCTCTCCTACATCAATATACTTCTACTACATTTTCTTTTCCCTCTctctttcatatttttttttctgTTCCATAAATAATACTTACCCAAATATATTAAAGATTCTGAAAGAAGAATATCTCAGAAATAGGTCCCTTTTAATGAGGTTGCACAATGGgaattttagtattttattttctttaagttttaaacttttttattgtataattttatttttactcaAAATATACCTTTAATATATTTCAAGTATGCTATATGTGTAATAACTTATAATGTAAATATTCCATCAATATGCCATATATATTTTTTCTGTTCCATAAATAATACTTACCCAAATATATCAAAGAATCTGAAAGAAGAATATATCTCAAAAATAAGTCACTCTTTAATGAGGTTGCACAATGGgaattttagtattttattttctttaagttttaaacttttttattgtataattttatttttactcaaaatatatctttaatatattttaataaatttcaagtaTACTATATGTGTGATAATTTATAATGTAAATACTCCATCAATATgccatatatattttttatatgtattttataccacatataaattatatatatacatcataatACATGTAAGCAAACAAAATATACCATAcataatttttaaagttatgtattttatactttatatataCCACTATTATATAATTTATCACATATATCATTGTAATAGAAAATATATAAGAACCACCTGTCGAAGTTATAACATGTTAAAATAATATGTTATTATCCAAATTTAAACTCCAAAGAAGGAAACGAAAAGAAGAATTTTGCatatacaaaaagaaaataagaagaaaggcATTAGAAAAGGGAAGACAAAAAAGAATGGAAGGATTGCATCAGttatagaaaataaaaaatctgAGCGAAAAAATAGGAACAAGTGCTATAGTTTTGCAATGGGGTTGATTCTTGTCCGGCTGAATTTTAGgaacatttatttgaaagatattatgATATGTTAATATTTAGGTGCCGTAAATGTAATTAACTAATGTTGCTATCGTTTTGCAAATTTTCTTTAAATATTGCCTAGTTATGTTTTTTCCCCTATTTTTAATACTCGTCCAAACGTCTTCAATCCCTAATATGTAATCAATGGAGGTACTTCTTTCATCCCGTTTTATGTAACTGGTGTTTGAGAAAGGCCTGTAGTTGCAAAAAGAAATATTAAAGGTCGTATGGTCTAAATAGGTCATAGACACTTGTATAGTTATAAAATTATATTATTAAGTGCAAAATTAGAATTTCAAAGtttaattatatccaaacataaatagactaaaaaggaaagtgtgACATACAATAAAACTAATTAAGAAGGCAAAGCGTTCTCTGAAGTAAAAAACATAAATTCGGTAATCTTGGACTGCAGgcattctttttcttcttctttatattCCTTTTTTGGAGGGGCTTTGTGATGGATTGATGGGTGAGCGATGCTATGTTGAAAACAGTGTTGTATAGGAATTGCTGGGGACGAAATGTTAAAGGCTGAAAACCCTATACATTACCCACTGTTCTACACAATGTGCAAGAAATAATATACTGTATATGGTAGACAAAGATGAGGTTCTATAGGAAATACGCACATTTCGGATTTTCATTTTAGTACACAGAAGATTttgggaaaaaaataattatatcgACAATATAAGAACCAAAATTGACTTTGCAGTCACACTACAGATCGTTCTTTTTCCTGTTGGTTCACTAAGACTATTTGGTCACAAGActttttgaaaaacaaaagtgTTTTTCTTTACTGCGTCCCTTGCTCATCAAGTTGCCATACAAAGAAATTATAATGTTTGATGTGAAATCGTCACTCAGATTTTGCTTGTTATAGTGGCCTTTTGATATGGCTTTCTTTCGGCTATAAATTCAGAAAATGAAACATGGCAGCTTTGCAGCATATTAGGTAAAGAAAAGTACGTGGTCCATATCAATAAAAGCAGAAACCAAATGTAAATAATGAGAAATGCATATATAATTAATTAACGAAGGTCGACATAGCTACAGATTCTAACTAGAGAGAATCTGCTTTTCAATAACATGAAAAcagtttatttattgttattgaccATAAACAAATTCCATAAATTACTACACCTTATACAGACATGACCTTTTTTTCTAGACTCTCAATAATACTAACATAAACCGAAAATGTAGCAGCCATAGACTTTCCATGCCACATCTTATTGGATGGTCTCTAAATATGACAGAACATCTAGCCACAATATAAAATGCTTGGAAATGTTTTCAAGTTCAGTAGTAAGAGTAGAATAATACTATAGTTTCAAGAGAAAATAGGACTCAATGCTCTAGCTAGGACGGTGAATGTGAAAAAGGGCTAGTAGCTATAGGGAAACCATAGCGAAAGTAGTTAAAACTTAAGTAGCACACCATTCTCTTAAGAGGGTCACAAACCCTAGGAAGAAAACCCTCTATAAATTTTGCTTGACCGATCAAATACttgctcctcctcctcctcctcctcctcctccttggATATTTCCAGAAGAGTTTTGATCATTCCAATTATTAGGGATAGAATATGGGATAGGAAAACTAGGTGTTTGATGAAAACCTCTACTAAACTCAACTGGCCTTTGGCGAAAAGCAGCCATGTTAATTCCTTGTGTTCCAGGTAAAGGCGGCGGGGGTGTGTAGTCATTGCAAGCATAGCGAATCAAATCGGCGTTAGCGGCGTCGAGCTCCTTTTGGAGGCGCTCAACTTGGCGTTGAAGGAAAGAGATAGCGCCAACGCAGCCATAAACGGGATCCCTTACTCTTGCCTCGGCTTCGTAGGCTAAAGAGTTGACGGCGTCCTCTCTTTGGTGAGGCAAGAGCTCATTAAGAAGCTTAGTGACATTGCTTGCGCCGAAGATTTTGTGGACGTTAATGAATTTTTGTGGCTCCTCGGGTGGGAAGTAAGGTGCAAAAATACAGCCAGGTAGACATTTTCTCCTTAGGAATTTGCAGGCTGCACAAGGAGAGTTGTATGAGCTGCTGGATGAAGCCATTCTTAATCTCTAAGTAGCTGCAAAGAGAAAACATCAAGTAAGCtgatcttcttttttttctttctttgaaaCAATTTTCTGCTAATTGTGAATTGTAATGAAAATTTACCTTAATTGTTACTAGAATCTTAAATTTCTCTTTGCTTCCAATTCGGGATTCTTTTGCTATAGGATCTGATCCTGCTACTGTAAAAAAATACACTAGACATGCTCAATTGGGTGTATTTTTAACTTGTGAAATCGATCTCGGTATTAAATACCTACTATGTCCTACATGGAAAGTTAGCTAATGGTTTTCTGTTATGTTTTCTCCCAAATAATATCTTGATTTTGGTTCATGGCTCAGAAGTACACTGCATGCTTTGATCTTCTATAGTGGGAGTATTTAGTTTGATGAAGAATTTGCCTCATTTTTGTTATCCAGCTACATAGAGACGGTAGAATTTTCACgatcttgaatttggaggttcAAGTGGAAGTAGTGATGGAGTATATCCTTTCTGAAATTTGTTAAACATGAGATCTGAAAAATGCACTTGAAATCAAATTTCTTAAAAATAAGTAAAAGGAAAACCCTAAATCAAGAATTGTTACACGGAGTAACATAATAGAGCAAGTATGTTTCTGGAACTTATTTTAGGATCATTTAGGAAGAAAAATGATAAGTCACAAGAAAACCTTTATGAGTTTACCTATTTCTGATCTAGCTAGGTTTCTTTGATGAGATGATTGTGAAAAGGGAATTACCTTTTTTTCTCTTTCAGGGAGCTCCTTGATCAGAAAACTTGGCTGTGTTTCTTCAAAGTTACAATAAGAAAGTACAAAAACAGTAGAGCAGATTGAAAGGGGAAAAAAGTGAGCTTCACAGGTTCAATATACTACTTACTGGTGAAGCCCTCTAAGGGGAAAAACCCTAATTGGAGAAGAGAGAACTTTAGGTTGTCCCCTGCAAATCTAGTAGCAAAAGTtataaataaagaaaagagaagCAAAGGGACATTTTAGTGATGGAGAAGGAATGAAGGCAAAAGACAAAGGGTAATAAATGGAAGGTACACTAGGAAAAAGATGACTATGACACTGCATCTAATAATAATTTCATACTTGTGGGGATGTATGTATCCATTTCCCCCCTTATTCTACCCTATTTCTCATGCACTCACAGACAACCACAAAATTCTAAATACGTTTtaatttctctttctttttttagtCATATAAACCCGACATTTTCCTCCTATTTGTTCCATGTTATTTTAGCAATTGAAGAGAAGAATGAAAgaacaaaagagaaaaaataaaggCAGTAAAAAGAAAATGTATTTGTAATACAGATTGAAGATTCATATATTTGTATAGTTGAATTGAGACAGAATCTGAATTTCAGATTTTGGAAAAAAGAAGATTGTTTATTCTCCGTAAAATCCATTCAAATAGGCATTAATTTCTGTGAAGTTTATTTGAAATTCTTGTTTTcttattttgaagaaaaaaatttCATTCATTTGTCTCAACTTCTTGTCAATTACTAATAACTCTTTTTATGGAATTTGACATGCTACTTGTATATTACTTTTCTTGGCAAATATATTAGTATCGCAGGATGACACAATCAGATAAATTAGCTAGGTTTAACCCCTTTGCTTAATATAATTTCCTTTTTTATCTGCTTAATATTCTTTATTCTAACGTTTTTATTGAAGAATCAAAAGAAAATCTCCATTTTGTAAAATATCATCAGCAGCGGAGCTTAAGCAGATAATT
Encoded proteins:
- the LOC104106785 gene encoding protein LATERAL ORGAN BOUNDARIES-like; this translates as MASSSSSYNSPCAACKFLRRKCLPGCIFAPYFPPEEPQKFINVHKIFGASNVTKLLNELLPHQREDAVNSLAYEAEARVRDPVYGCVGAISFLQRQVERLQKELDAANADLIRYACNDYTPPPPLPGTQGINMAAFRQRPVEFSRGFHQTPSFPIPYSIPNNWNDQNSSGNIQGGGGGGGGGASI